A segment of the Hyperolius riggenbachi isolate aHypRig1 chromosome 8, aHypRig1.pri, whole genome shotgun sequence genome:
ctcagtatgcgaaagcccagccagctcagaggaggatttatccagcttgtaaaagataagagagcagagagaagctgccctaatttaaataacacacaggcagtgtgcatagatgggccaggagggggggagatgcatcacagaaccacaacactgaagaacttggcagccttccggacacaggccgacaagcctgacaggagagagataagttgatttattacagagatagtgatagtagaaagtgctgcagtaagtcagagcacattagaatagatttggaacttgtaggatggaagaaaaccggattaaattttttggttacagagtctctttaaactggaatcaatgcgtaaaattttctgcatacgggcataagcatccgcatacactacgctttgcactacgcgtaattgcgtattttaacgcgtagtctacgaaatgcatacaaagcaaatatttgatttcgaagccgtggatttgtgaagcgtaattgcgtaaaactatgcgtagttacagcgtagcgaagttggctgactacgaccacccCTGGACACAAGGCAGTAGTTGGTGAGTGTGATGGGATCTAGAGATTGTATTTTTAAGTAGTGTGTCACAATagcctttttgagtggggacagaaagatgccagtggagagggatagcttaaccacttgaggaccacagtcttttcgccccttaaggaccagagcctttttttccattcagaccactgcagctttcacggtttattgcgcggtcatacaacctaccacctaaatgaattttacctccttttcttgtcactaatacagctttcttttggtgctatttgattgctgctgcgagttttactttttattatattcatcaaaaaagatgtgaattttgtcaaaaaatgacttttttaactttctgtgctgacatttttcaaataaagtaaaatttcctatacatttgagcgcgaaagttattctgctacatgtctttgatcaaaaaaaacattcagtgtatatttattggattgggtaaaagttatagcgtttacaaactatggtgccaaaagtgaatgttcccattttgaagcatctctgccttttctaaccacctgtcatgtttcatgaggtgctaaaattccaggatagtataaataccccccaaatgaccccattttggaaagaagacatcccaaagtattcaatgagaggcatggtgagttcatagatgattttattttttgtcacaagttagcgggaaaTGACActgtgtgacaaaaaaaaaaaagtttccatttcttctaacttacgacaaaaaaaaatgaaatctgccacggactcactatgctcctctctgaacaccttgaagtgtctactttccaaaatggggtcatttgtggggtgtgttcactgtcctggcattttgggggggcctaattgtaagcacccctgtaaagcctaaagatgctcattggactttgggctccttagctcagttaggctgcaaaaaagtgccacacatgtggtattgccgtactcaggagaagtagtataaagtgtgttggggtgtatttttacacatacccatgctggatttcacaggtcattttgtgacatttggtttcaagactactcctcacggtttagggcccctaaaatgccagggcagtataggaaccccacaaatgaccccattttttttttgtcacaagttagcggaaattttattttaattgtgttttttcacaaagtgtcattttctgctaacttgtgacaaaaaataaaatcttctatgaactcaccatactcctaacggaatacctttgggtgtcttctttctaaaatggggtaatttgtggggttcctatactgccctggcattttaggggccctaaaccgtgaggagtagtcttgaaaccaaatgtcgcaaaatgacccgtgaaatcctaaaggtactcattggactttgggccccttagcgcacttagggtgcaaaaaagtgccacacatgtggtaccaccgtactcaggagaagtagtataatgtgttttgtggtgtatttttacacatacagatgctgggtgggagaaatatctctgtaaattacaactgttttattttttttacacacaattgtccatttacagagaaatttctcccacccagcatgggtatgtataaaaatacaccccaaaacacattacactacttcttctgagtacggccataccacgtgtgacacttttttgcaacctaggtgcgctaaggggcctaacatcctattcacaggtcattttcaggcatttggattctagactactcctcacggtttagggcccctaaaatgccagggcagtataggaaccctacaagtgaccccattttagaaagaagacaccccaaggtattctgttaggagtatggtgagttcatagaagattttttttttgtcacaagttagcagaaaatgacactttgtgaaaaaaaaacaatacaaatcaatttccgctaacttgtgacaaaaaataaaatcttctatgaactcatcatacacctaacagaataccttggggtgtcttctttctaaaatggagtcacttgtagggttcctatactgccctggcattttaggggccctaaaccgtgagaagtagtctggaaaccaaatgccgcaaaatgacccttgaaatcctaaaggtactcattagactttgggccccttagcgcagttagggtgcaaaaaagtgtcccatgtggtatcgccgtactcaggagaagtagtataatgtgttttggggtgtatttttacatataaccatgctgggtgggagaaatatctctgtaaatgacacatttttgatttttttttttaaacacaattgtccatttacagagagatttctcccacccagcatgggtatgtgtaaaaatacaccacaaaacacattatactacttctcctgagtacggcaataccacatgtgtgacacttttttgcagcctaggtgcactaaggggcccaacgttctattcacgggtcattttgaggcatttgttttctagactactcctcacggtttagggcccctaaaatgccagggcagtataggaaccccacaagtgaccccattttagaaagaagacaccccaaggtattccgttaggtgtatggtgagttcatagaagattttattttttgtcacaagttagtgaaaaatgacactttgtgaaaaaaacaataaaaatcaatttccgctaactgttgacaaaaaataatatcttctatgaattcgtcatacacctaacagaataccttggggtatctttttttctaaaatggggtcacttgttgggttcctatactgccctggcattttacgggccaaaaactgtgagtagtctggaaaccaaatgtctcaaaatgactgttcaggggtataagcatctgcaaattttgatgacaggtggtctatgagggggcaaattttgtggaaccggtcataagcagggtggcctcttagatgacaggttgtattgggcctgatctgatggataggagtgctaggggggtgacaggaggtgattgatgggtgtctcagggggtggttagaggggaaaatagatgcaatcaatgcactggggaggtgatcggaagggggtctgagggtttggccgagtgatcaagagaccacacggggcaaattagggcctgatctgatgggtaggtgtgctagggggtgacaggaggtgattgatgggtgtctcaaggtgtgattagaggggggaaatagatgcaagcaatgcagggctggggtctgagggtgtgggcgggtgattgggtgccctaggggcagataggggtctaatctgatgggtatcagtgacaggggctgattgatgggtgatcagtgggtgattagatggcagaacagatgtaaacaatgcactttggaggtgatctgagggtaggtctggggcaatctgatggtgtgggtgggtgattagattgcccgcaaggggcaggttagaggctgattgatgggtggcggtgacggggtgattgatgggtggcaatgacagggggtgattgacaggtgatcagtgggttattacagggaagaacagatttaacctccttagcggtaacccccgagctgagcttggggtaagccgccgcggaggatatctcagcccctggtggggcgagtcctgtgctgtaaattgctgtacgcgcagccagcactttgctagctgcgcgtccagctcgatcgccgccgctctgcggcgatcgtccgCACACAGCGCCGGAAGAGGccacccccccgccagagccctgcgcagcccggaccaatcagtcccgggcagagcaaagggctggatcggatgggtctgacgtcaggacgtctgctgacgtccatgacgtcattccgatcgtagccatggcgacaggagaagccaaacaggagatcgcgttctatacgcgatctcctgtttacttttgttgtcggcggcgatcggactagagggacacaggtgccctctagtggtgttttatgtagctaccactcaggtagctacatgaaacaattttttttttttcaaaaaaagtgcaatgctgcttccttggcggaaaaattgaaccgccaaggaggttaaataatgcactggcgaattgataagggggggggggggggtctgagggcaatctgagcgtgtgggcgggtgattgggtgcccacaaggggcagattagggtctaatctgatgggtaacagtgacaggtggtgaatagggggtgattgatgggtgattgatggctaattagtgggtgtttagagtagagaacagatgtaaacactgcacttgggtggtgatctgatgtcggatcggcgggcaatctattggtgtgggtgggtgatcagattgcccgcagggggcaggttaggggctgattgatgggtggcagtgacagggggtgattgacaggtgattgacagatgatcagtgggttattacaggggggatagaggcatacagtacacgggggggggggtctggggagaatctgaggggtgggggtgatcaggagggagcagggggcagtttagggttaaaaaaataagcgttgacagaaagtgtcagggagtgattgatgggtgattaggggggtgattgggtgctaacagtggtctgggggatgggcgggggggggtctgaggggtgctgtgggtgatcagggggcagggggggggaatcaatgtgcttgggtgcagactagggtggctgcagcctgccctggtggtccctaggacagtgggaccaccagggcaggaggcagccagtataataggctttgtatacattacaaagcctattatactctttacatgcggcgatccgggtgctagtaacccgccggcgcttccgaacggtcggcgggttacagcgcgagggggcggagccagtcgccggcggctgatcacgTCACTGAATGTcgtgatcgccgcataaccatgcccgcctccgccgatgggcgtattgcggtcgtttaggcccagtctttgccgccgcccatcggctggggcggtcggcaagtggttaaatagtgatGTTAGTACAGGCATTAAGGATGAGTATAGACCTTATTTCAACCCCAACCTTCTTGGGTTCTGCTAATCCATAAATTAATCCCCTTGGTAATAAATGGGGATAGAGTCCTATTCATTATATTCATTACTGATAATGTAATTTGATGTTGCATTAACTCATGTAAATAACTGCTCTCTGTATCTTCTTTCAGCTGTTCTTATGGCGATGTCTCTAGCTTCTACCACCTATGGAGCTTTGGTTCTTAACATCTTGGCCATTCAGATCAAATATGATGACTACAAAGTTCAACTGACTTCACCAGCTTTTGTCTGCATCATTTTATGGAGATGTTTGGAAATTGCCACTCGCGTTGCTGTGTTGGTGCTCTTCTGCTCAGCACTTAAATCCTGGGTTGCAGCTGTTGCTTTAGTGAATCTGGTAGTTCTCTTCCTTTTACCATGGATCCGCTTTTGCAAGAGTGGAAGCAGCATTCCAGAGAATGTGGAGAAGAATTTTAGTCAGCTAGGCACCATGACTGTCTTAGGTACAGTGACATTGTTGTATTCTACAATCAATATGTTTTGCTGGTCAGCTGTACAGCTCAACTTAACGGAAAGAGATCTCATTGATCAATGTCAAAACTGGGGAAGGATGTGTCTCCACTACATTTTTAGATTTATTGAGAATGTAGCTCTTATTTTGTTCTGGTATTTTTACAAGGAAGATGGGTTTGAGTATGTGTGTTCTCCGATGCTTGTAATCCAGTTGATGGTTGGATATGTTGCTGCAATTTCTTTCATGCTTTTTTTCTACCAGTACTTTCATCCTTGCCGGTCACTTTTCACCCATAATGTGTCAGactttttattgtgtgtgtgttgtaagaAAAAGTCTTTACAAATCATTGAGGGAAGAGAGAGTGTGGTATAATGATGTTGGGAAGAAAAACTGAACCATAATTGTGTGGATTTACCTATTCACAGCTGGAAATAGTGCTTGATTATTTTACTATgtagtaagaaaaaaaagaaaaatgtcaaTGTCAAGGCTGGTTGTCCAATTCCAGCCCTCAAGGACCAAGGTCCTCACATTTGTGGTACAGCTAAAATTAATTGATGAGACTGAATTcgaaaaggtgtggttcatcaagtagaagtccctttctcagtccatccaaaacactggcatggctatggccttcaaggactggagttggacagccctggcCTATATGAAGACTTATTGCACAGTCTAGTTATCTTCAAAGCTACTCAGCATTGATTGTAGATGGAATAATGTTTTCTTAGATTATTTTGAAAATAAGAATGCATGACAGTTTAAATGCTATGTAAAAGCTGGTGTGAATGTCTGAATTTGAAGCAGATTGTCAATTTTTGCTGGATTCTAACTTAAGAGTGAATGGTTGTtttcaatgaaaaaaataataaaaatgattttcCAGTAGTTTCATGAGTCATCACTACCACTGTGTATGCCCAAATAATTAATCAAATTGCTGTTTCTAAAGGAACTGTATTATTTGATCTTTTTTGTGCCATGAGAACATCCTATATATAAGATTATagatttttctttgttttaaagttGGGACATGAACTAAAATTTTCAAAGATTTCCTAACAAGCCTGCAAATCTGCTAGAGTTAGTAATAGTGGGTAGAAGATCAATGTATGCTAATATTATAATATTTTCTTTGCCCGTTATTATCCCTTCCACCAATATTTCTGTTTGGATTTTATTAATTACTGTTTCAATACCAGAGCCAGGCCGacacagaggctggagaggcatgAGCCTCTGAGCAGACAGGTCAGTAGGTCCGTATGGGCGCTTTCAGAGGCATTTCAAACCACAGAcagtccaggggaaaaaaaagtttatttcccCTGTTCCGAGAGAAGGACAACTAAGGTTACAAAGAGAAAAAACTCTCTGCACAGTTTTTCTAaaaactgcatctgctcagccactgataaggagtcatacaaagttttgtagacaaagtttTGAAGACAATccctccctattcagtgtgcaacaGGGTGTTCAGCGCCATTCCCCcagtcaaatcaaatcaaagtatCTGCCCCATCCCCAATTGttttgt
Coding sequences within it:
- the LOC137527493 gene encoding endoplasmic reticulum membrane adapter protein XK-like isoform X1, with the translated sequence MGDVCGTTKCNREVQENGGKILITTKTHPPFSILTSTFLFCAETVAACVVSAEYSHTEDAVWMSLTIVFMLVPAIVVQLTLTFIHRDLGRDRPLILLMHLLQLGPVIRCVEALMVYCQMGREEEPYVSISRKKHLQGWGQIEEEEREVGHSLRRLATHRNAFKRTAVIQAFLGSTPQLTLQLYVSVLQRHVPTARAVLMAMSLASTTYGALVLNILAIQIKYDDYKVQLTSPAFVCIILWRCLEIATRVAVLVLFCSALKSWVAAVALVNLVVLFLLPWIRFCKSGSSIPENVEKNFSQLGTMTVLGTVTLLYSTINMFCWSAVQLNLTERDLIDQCQNWGRMCLHYIFRFIENVALILFWYFYKEDGFEYVCSPMLVIQLMVGYVAAISFMLFFYQYFHPCRSLFTHNVSDFLLCVCCKKKSLQIIEGRESVV
- the LOC137527493 gene encoding endoplasmic reticulum membrane adapter protein XK-like isoform X2: MSLTIVFMLVPAIVVQLTLTFIHRDLGRDRPLILLMHLLQLGPVIRCVEALMVYCQMGREEEPYVSISRKKHLQGWGQIEEEEREVGHSLRRLATHRNAFKRTAVIQAFLGSTPQLTLQLYVSVLQRHVPTARAVLMAMSLASTTYGALVLNILAIQIKYDDYKVQLTSPAFVCIILWRCLEIATRVAVLVLFCSALKSWVAAVALVNLVVLFLLPWIRFCKSGSSIPENVEKNFSQLGTMTVLGTVTLLYSTINMFCWSAVQLNLTERDLIDQCQNWGRMCLHYIFRFIENVALILFWYFYKEDGFEYVCSPMLVIQLMVGYVAAISFMLFFYQYFHPCRSLFTHNVSDFLLCVCCKKKSLQIIEGRESVV